The Eubalaena glacialis isolate mEubGla1 chromosome 16, mEubGla1.1.hap2.+ XY, whole genome shotgun sequence genome segment CTgattatttaaaagcaaaacaaaactgtgaCACACCTCTAAAGTGATCATGTCACACTTGTGTGTCCTGACACTCTGGTTGAGAACCATTGTCCTTGTTGGCTGATATTCTATTATTTCAGTAGCCTTGAGCTTGAACGTACTGACTACCTCTTCAGTGCAAAACCATGACCAGCCAGCATCTTTCGCTACCACAGCTTGTCCCTCACAAATACCACCAAGGGGACAAAGAGAACAATGGTTAAAATGTCCCAATAATgaacactcttacactgttggtggaaatgtaaattgatacagccactatggagaccagtatggaggttccttaaaaaactaaaaaaagagctaccgttatgacccagcaatcccattcctgggcatatatccggagaaaaacatggtgcaaaaggatacatgcaccccagtgctcactgcagcgctgtttacaatagccaagacatggaagtaacctaaatgtccatcgacagaggaatggataaagaagatgtggtacatatatatgatggaatattactcagccataaaaaagaatgaaataatgccatttgcagcaacatggatggacctagagattttcattcTAAGTGatgtcagatagagaaagacaaatatcatatgacattgctcatgtgtggaatctttaaaaaatgatacaaatgaacttatttacaaaacagaaactgactcacagacttagaggacgaacttatggttaccaggggggaagggtgaggggaaaggttagattgggagtttgggattgacatgtacatactgctatatgtaaaatacgtaaccaacaaggacctactgtatagcacaagaaactcaactcaatactctgtagtaacctaaatgggaaaagaatttgaaaaagaatagatacatgtatatgtaaaaaaaaaaaaaaattgtaagattaaaaaataattcccagTAATGGCACAGACTCCAGGGCTTGCCCTCTGGGATGTGATACTCAAGGGACATGTTCTCTCTGGTGCCCCCATAGGGTTGGACCAGCTGACCTGGACTTGGCCAGCAGCCCTGTCTTCCATCGCAGTCACCCCACCATCCTGGCTGACCAAGACAATGTTTCCCTTCAAGGTGAGCAAATGGATGGAGCTTGCCTGCTTCCACTCACTGGTGGTCTCCTCATCCAACATTCGCCAGAAGAAACTAATCCACAAGCTGCAGGAAGAAAAGGTGTTTCGGGAAGAGATGAGACACTTCCGTGAGAAGATAGAAGGCTTCAGGGAAGAGATGTGGAATTTCCGTGGCAAGATCTGCGCTTTCAGGGGCCAGATCTTGGGCACTTGGGAAGAGGAGAGACCTTTCTGGGAAGAGgagaaaaccttctggaaagaggAAAAAGCCTTCTGGGAAATGGAAAAATCTTTCTGGGAAGAAGAGAAAGCCTTTTGGAAAAAGTATCGAATCTTCTGGAAAGAAGATAAGGCCTTCTGGAAGGAGGACAATGCCTTGTGGGAAAGAGACCGGAACCTCCTTCAGGAGGACAAGGCCCTGTGGGGGGAAGAAAAGGCCCTGTGGGAGGAGGAAAGAGCCCttctggaggaggagaaggcccTGTGGGAGGATAAAAAGGCCCtctgggaggaggagaaggccctcttggaggaggagaaggcctTCTGGGTGGAAGGGGGCGCTCAGGTTGTGGAGGAGCAGAGGCTGGCAGGTGGGCACCGCAACGTCAATGGGGGGCCCCGGTCGGCAGCCTCCTGCCGGGGCAGGGCGTGAGCACAGGAGACAAAGGGCTGGGGGGTCCTCACTGATGGATTGCGACTCAAGTCCGGGGTGACCCCATGTGCTGAAGAAAATATGCTCTTATTTGTCTCCTGGCTTCAAAAGATCTAATAAAGTTCTGAGGAGAGGTCTGGAAAACCAACTTCTGTAAGGAGGCCAGCTGCATTTTTTCAGGTTTTGTGATTCTCAGAGGTCGTACTCCCGTCCTCCAGGCTGCACTGCTGTCCACAGAGCTTGGCTCCGTGAGCAGCTCCCCATGAGCGCGGCATGTGTGGGTGGGTGTAAGTGGAGACCCTGGACTCTCCTGAAAAGAGTCAGAacggggatgggggtgagggcaATGCCAGCAAGAGACACGTAGGGACAGAGAGGGGCGGAGATATCTCTGCCTCTGTGGAGCTGCGGGGCAGTCATTTCTCCTCCACTCTGGGCAGTCTTGGAGGCTGGGAGCAGGCTGACAGCTTCCCAGAAAAGGCTGCAGCGCTGTTAACAATTCATCTGTGGTTTGTCCTCACCTGGCAGGCCATTTAGAACACAGAGGCAGCATCCCCCCAACGGTTCACTCACTCACGGATCCAGGTTTCCACCAAACTTCTCAACTGCCCATTCTCTGTAGCGTGAGAAAGGGGCGTGGCATTAGGCTGAGGCTCTAGAGCTCCGCCCACAAGAGCACTGCCCTTCCCCGATGGAGTCCTGTGGACCAGATAGGACCATCTGGGAGGTGTCAGGGAGACCTCCCTGCTCCGATACTCCCATTCACGCAGGTCTCACATACCTGTATTTCTGCATTATCAAttccttcctttgtgtttcccTCATTCCATtcacttaaaattaaaatgccCCAGGGAGGTAGTACATTAAATGAATGTACACTAATGTGGTCAGCAATTACATGCCTAACTTCTCCTCTGGGATTAGACCATCTATATGGGCATTGGTATGGAAGGGACCAGAAGGTGGGTAGAAAGAAATGTCAAGGCCAACATCACCTGCTTCCCCTTTTCTTGGGCCTGGCCCTCACTGTCATTCACGTAGCAACTTACCTTGCCTTTGTGCATCCCTTACTATTTGATAAGCACATTCACATCTGCCAACTCATGTAAGCTTCACCACAACTCTGTGGGTTGACAAGGAAGGTACATAAACCCAttgtacaggtgaggaaacagagacctgGAGAAGTAGAGGGACTGCACATGGCCAGGCAAGTAGCAAATGGGAGGTCCAGGACTAGAGCTCACACCGTCTGCCTGTTGGTCCCATTCCTTTTCTAACACAGCCGAGTCATGGCATGTGGCTTTAGAGTAGCTCAGCCAATGACGGCATCAGGCCTGGATGAGCCTAAAGCGCTTGGGGATTTCACTGTGGTTTGGGGTGGTGATCGAGaaacagggagaggaggggacagggTCCCCCTAGGTGTGCTGAGCAGATGTCCGGGTACAGGAGAGTGGGCCAACTCCAAGAGCAGTCTCCATGGCTCCATGTCACTCTGAGAAAGTTGGGGTTCCTTGCAAGGCCTCTGATCCTCAGGAGTCAGGGCCAGGGCGCTGGGAGCCGCTTTCTCCTTTGCCACAAACTGAGTTTTGAATCCTCAGCTCCCAAAAGGCCCCTGGGCAAAGACgtcagaagcagagggaataagATGCTGGTGTGGAGAATCAGATTTCAAGGGGAGACAGCTAGGGGCCCTCACTCGAGAAGACCTGTCCAGTGGATGGTGTGCAGGATGGTGGGAACCCCAGTGCAGCAAGAGCTGCAGATTCAGCAATTCCAGTGATTCTGccccaaacaaaagcaaacagatTGTTGATCTTAAGCCCAAAGAAATGTAAACCAGGTGGAGGCAAGAACTGGGAATGTGCATCTCCCCCCCCAACAGCATCCCATAGGAACCACTGGGAGAGAGAGCTGTCATTTGAAGGACTGGAGGAGGACAGGTGGGTCCCTCTGTGAGTCCACCCTTCTTCCAGGCAACTGATATAAATGTCCACTGTTCCAGCTCTGTCCTCTTAGGTCTCAGTGGTGAACAGACCAGTGCATCCCAGCGTGACGTGCCTAGCTCATCTTTGGGACTTGTGACATAGTTTTATCATCTAATTCAGAACCAGAAGAACAAAGGGTCGTGTATAACTGATTACTGCTAATAGTCATGCAAGTAGCATGAACTGGTGAAACGGACTTAGCTTATGGTCCGACAGGGATGGCCAGGAGCCAGTGTTACCTCCATCATTTACCAGAATATGACTGTatgagtttcctagggctgccctcacaaattaccacaaacaacCAAACTGTATTCGCTCGTAGCTGCGGGTCACACTGTTGGCAGTGCTGGGTCTCTCTGGGGTCTCTGAGGGAGGACCCATTCCATGCCACTGTCCCAGCTTCCGCTGGCTACCTGCAGTTGCTGGCGACTTGGAGGTCGGCTTCCACTAGCGTGGTGGGGACACGGTGGCTCCTTGACTCtgtctctctggagaaccctgactgatagagCACCTACCTGGGGGGCCCCAGGCCAGCCGACCTCTAGAGCCTTGCCGTCGGTCACCGTGTGACACCCACCACAATCAAACCTCTGGAACAACTTCATGTCTCACTTTTATCCAGAAGTAGAGGGCCAAGGAGGGAAGGACTGACCAATCCTTTAACAACAGGTGGTCTACTGGGAAGCCTTATTTCCTCATTACCAAATCCAGGGCTCTCTACTCTGATGCCACTGGCTGTTTGGCCAGTTCCTCACTCTTTGAATTTCTCAGGCATGACTTAGACCACCATGTTACCCAAACTTTAGGTGCCATATTTTAAGCCTCTCAGTGATCTCCTTAAAGCCCTCCTCTGTCTTGACTTGGGGTAAGATGTAGCCCAGAAGAAGCAgcgaagaaaagagaagaggaagggatTTCCAGTTAAAAATCACATACAAATGCATTCACCAGCTTCTACTCCCTCCCAAAATCCCAGTAAAACACAGTAAAGAGATTGTTAAAAAGACGGAAATCCACAAGAACAAAGAATAGGAGAGAAGCCAGTAGCAGCCAAAAATTTGAAAGCAGAAAAGCAGATGGATAAATGGAGCTGACTTAGCAGAAACACAGCTGAATTTTCAACTGGCAGTGGGGAAAGACAAGGACCAACCCAATTTACACTGCAGAGCCACCTTCCTCCAGAAAGAGATAGGAATTAGCAGGTCAAATACTTCCTGAGGCATAGGTAAAGGTGGAGCTGATAACAGGAAGACCGGATGAAAGTCTTTTTAAGAAGCAAACTCCTAGGTCCTCTCCCCAACTCAGTAGAGCTGGAGGCTGTTGCTCCTCCGTTATGTAGGAGATTGGAGATTGACTCTTTGAAGAGGACAAAACTCAGGGTCTTAGAACTAGAGATATCAGGTCTAGCTGAAGATGGTGATACCTTGCTAAAAATGGCTGAAAAGTAAAGATGTACCTGAAAAGTGTTGAGACACCCCACCCAACCCTAGTGGCAGCCAACCTCTAAGATGGCTCCTAGTGGATCCGCCCTCCTGGTATGCATGCCCTGGGGTAGTTGCCTCCCACACTGAAAAGGGCTGATCTGTGTAACCAATGGGGTATTGTGGACAATGACGGAGTATGACTGCtgagactaggtcataaaagacattatAGCTTCTGCCTTGCTCTCTCTTAAATCACTCACTCTAGGCAAGGCTGCTGCCATGCCATGAGGACACATGGGGAGGAAATGAGGCCTCCTGCAGACAACCAGCAACTTGCCAGGAATGTTAAGTGAGCCACTTTGGAAGCAGAACCTCCAGACCCAGGTAGATGACTGTAGACCCAACCCATATCTCACTGTGACCTCACGAGAGACCTGGGCCAGAACCATTCAGTTAAGCTGTCCTTGAATTTCTAACCCACAGAGACTTTGAGATGATAAAATTTTTGTAACCCAAGGTTTTGGAGTAGTCTGTTATGCAGTAATAGAttaatctcacacacacacacacacacacacacacacatacacaccaccatTTTTTCTCCACTCAGTTCCCAGAATGCTGGCAGCCAAGCTTTTAGGCAGGAAACTGAAGCATCTTCTCTGGGGAATTTGACCATCCCAGGAGAACAGGCCTAAAAGTTTAACACTGAGGACTCACCTGTGCACACAGAGCTTCCAGTCACCTCTTTATTGCCCCCATTAAATGTGAGCAGATGTCCAAGGATCACCAGGCACTTTAGGGAAGCCTCTAATATGACACGGGCTAAAATGAACAGATTACTGTAACTTGGAGGAAATAGAGAATATACAGGGAGAGGGAggctttaaaagaaatgagacaaTATTGTATCCCtgaaacaagaacaaaatgcTAGGAATATTCAGAAAATCCGAAAAGAGTTATTGGCAGTATCGCATAGCAGGAATGAAAAGTTCAAGAAAtgggttggggacttccctggaggtccagtggttaagactccgcgcttccactgcaggaggcgtgggtttgatccctgatcgaggagctaagatcccacatgccacacggcacagccaaaaaaaaaaaagagaactggaCTGGATGGTAAAATTGAAGAACTCTCTGAGAAAGATGAGAAAAGGACAAGAAAACTGGTCAAGGgacgttaaaaaaaatagaggtgGGACAAGGGTCCAGGATGTCCATCCTCCAGATAATAAgatccagaaagaaaagaaaaagaatgtagggggaaaaaaattatcaaagaaatcatTCAAGACTATGTCTCAACacaattttacagatggaaaaggcCCAAAGCGCCCAAAATAGTGGGTGAAAACTGATCCGACGAGGACATATCACTATGGAATTTCAGAACACGAGGGGCAAAGAGAAGATCATCAAagctgagagggagagaaaactaGATAAGAGAATATCTtcagatttcccagcaccaccacaATGGCACGTGGAGGACAATGGAACAATGGCTTTAACAGACTGAGAGAGATGATTCCAACTACGGGCTCTGCACTCAGCCAGACTGTCAATCAAGAGCAAGGGTAGAATAAAGGCATCTCCAGGCGCACAAGATCTCAGTTTACCACAACACATCCTTTTCTGAGAAGTGCCGCCAAAATAGGGAGTTTAGCAAAACAAGGGTAGATATGGGATCCAGGGAACAAGATCCAACACAAGAGTTAGTAGGAGGGAGACCCCAAGGTGACAGCTGTGGCCCAAATCCAGACAGGATCCCAGGACAGACTGCAGCAGGTCTGAAAGTGTTAAAAAAGACTTCTTCAAGAGATGCAACTGAAGAAGTTTCAGttgatgaaattgaaaccataatgcaaaaagatacatgtaccacaatgttcattgcagcactattcacaatagccaggacatggaagcaacctaagtgtccatcaacagatgaatggataaagaagatgtggcacatatatacaatggaatattactcagccataaaaagaaacgaaattgagttattcgtagtgaggtggttggacctagagtctgtcatacagagtgaagtaaatcagaaagagaaaaacaaataccgtatgttaacacatatatatggaatctaaaaaacggtactgatgaacctagtgacagggcaggaataaagacgtagatgtagagaacggacttgaggacgtggtggggtggggaagctgggacgaagtgagagagtaccatggacatatatacactaccaaatgtaaaatagatagctagtgggaagctgctgcgtagcacagggagatcagcttggtgctttgtgaccacctagaggggtgggatcggcagggtgggagggagacgcaagagggaggagatatggggatatatgtatacgtatagctgattcactttgttgaaactaacacaacattgtaaagcaattatactccactaaagatgcgagaaaaaaaaaaagatgaaattggtGGAATACTTAAAGTGACTGAACGGATTGAGAGGATATTAACACTGCTGGGGGAGAGTTTGAGGGTAAATAAATAACTGGTGAGTAGGGAGAAAACTGAGCAACTGGGAAGAAAGCAATAGTTGTACAGTAATGTGAAACAAAGacgtgtgcagaaaagggaaaataGCAGTAGAATACTGCACACTCAGCCGTGAATAGCATTCACATAGTGAGGTAAATATAAATACTGATTGTGATCTATCCAAAATTATAATACACAATATTAGAATAAGAGGCGGGGATGGgaaatgtgcctttttttttatCGTGAGAAGTCAGTATATAATgcctaaaattaaaatgcaaaaagcaGGTGACACAAGCATATTatttagagcagtgtttctcacaCTTTTGCCTACATCAGCCCCATCCTTTCTCCAGCCACCCAGAATGTCTCTTCTTCCCTGAGCTTGAGCTCCTTAGTGAATCTGAGCTCTTGCACCTGTCACACCTGTAATCAGAAGGGTTCTCCTTCCCTCAGCCTTCACCTTTGCTGATAAGCTCACACTCATCCTTCAAGGATCAGCCGGGTATCACTTGCCCTAGGTTGCCTTCCCTGACCCTGGGTGGGGATCCTTCTGTGGTCCCTCTCGCACCTGTACCTGCCCTGGTCACTCTGGGCTGTCCTCTCTGGTTTATTTGCCCGAATCCTCCAGAAGACTGTAAAGGTTAAGAGGGCATAGACAATGCATGTCTGAAGGCTTTGTGGCTGCCCTGGGATCCCTGGATCTCAGGATCCCAACACCTTTGGAATACCCTTCTTACGTCTGGGGAATTTCTCACCTTATAAGGGAAGgtcagaaatttatttcccagcctcccttgcagccatGGCTCGGACATGCGACCCAGGCTCCACCAATCACTCTCATCCATGCCGGACTTCAGTGAAGAAAAAGATGCCAGGCAGAAGTCATCATGTGACAGTGGCAGGAAACGAGTTCTTAGAGACAGCAGAGCTGAGGCCCCGGCAGAAGGGTCCCAGGCAGGGACAGTGGCATGAGCCTCAAAGCCCAAAGCCCAACTGCAGGGATGATAGGGGCTCATCTGGGGTGATTCAGAATAGTGTTCCGGGCAACGTGCCTAGCTGCGTAGCCACCAGCCCCAGTTCTCTGACTATTGGGGAGATTCTGTAAGCAACCTATTATctttcaataaatactttaatAAACTAGCTAgagtgtgttgttttgttttttaactaagTACCAGGACAAGATGGAGAGTAACTGTCCCACTTTAGGCTTTATTCTCAGTGCTTAGCAAATCTTGGGCACTTAGTACTCAATACATGTTTAATgatatagatgaatgaatgaatgaatgaatgaggggagAACACCTCCCCTGAAGTCAGTGACCCTGACCCCTGACTTCCCTGAGGGGAGGAATATGGATGGCTGTAGGTGCTTCCAACCCTGCCCCTTCTCAGCTTGGAACCACATATCCAGGTTCCCACTCAGGCCATGCAACCCCAGACCCCAAGAGATGAAGAAGAGATACCCCGTTGTTCTACAGAGGATATGACGCTGAAGACGTATGACAATCTCTTTCACCCCAGAGAAGGGGAAATCATATGGGTGATTTCTCTCACTCCAGCAGGTGGGTGCAAGCACACATcatcacttattttctttttttgcccatTGTGAGCCCCTCCAGCTGGAAAGACTGGTTTTGCTCATGCTTTAGGACTGTGCTGTCTGTGCATGCCTCCCTCCTACTCCACACTTGAAATGAGCTTTGGGTAACATAAAACAATGCTTAGCAACAGCCTGACTGGGGCTCAATTGCTAGAGGGTCACTGCACACCGAGCTGCACTTTTTGCAGAACTCAGAGGTGGTTGCTTAGCAACAAAATGCGATGCTGGTTTAACTAGTTCTAGATCTACATTTTCCTAATCAATGCCGGCAGAAGACACAGCTGAGCCTTGAGAAGAGAGAACGCTTGCTGATGTTGGTTGAGAGCTCACTCGGCTTTAAGCACTGATCTAAGCGCTGCCCACTGCATGCGTTacatctcagttaatcctcaccaCAGCCTGGTTAGGTAGCACCAGTATTAGCTTCAATTGCGAATGAGGAAGCTGAGCACAGGGAGTCCAGGGTGACACAATCAGTAAGAGGTAGAacggggatttgaacccaggttgtcTCTGCTCCAGAACCCAAGCTTTTGTCAACTAAATTCAAATGGCCCCATTCGGTGGGCACTCCCAGATGCCTTTCCCTTAAAACAGCTAAGGCAGAAAGCTCTTCCAATGGACCAGATGGGCATTCTTCAGCCACATAAAAAGTTAAGCGgatcttggggacttccctggtggcacagtggttaagaatccacctgccaacgcaggggacacgggttcaagcgctggcccgggaagatcccacatgccgcagagcaactaagcccgtgcgccacaactactgagcctgcgctctagagcccgtaagccacaactactgagcccacgcaccgcaactactgaggccagtgcgcctagagcccatgctcctcaacaagagaagccaccgcaatgagaagcccgcgcaccgcaacgaagagtagcccccgctcgccgcaactagagaaagcccgtgcgcagcaacgaagacccaacgcagccaaaaataaatacataaaataaataaatttaaaataaaagttaagctGATCTTAACATATTCCTTATATCTTAAGAACTCTCATCAATGAATGACCTGGTTTTGATGGCAAGCCCCCTCTACCCCTTgccacacgcgcgcgcgcgcgcacacacacacacacacacacacacacacacacacacacacacacaaagcatcaCCACGAAGATATTCTAATGACAGTTCCCTTGACTCTCCACCCACCTGCCCCTCTCCAAACACAGGAGAGTGTCAACCAAATTCTGACATGGCCCAGGGGACATTTCTTGGCCCCAGTGTCCCTGGGGGGTTTGACCTGGTTCAGGGTGATGGGAGGCTGTGGCTCCATGGGGAGAGAGAATTGGGAGGAAAGAGCCTCCTTGCAGGAGTTGCTGACCTGGGGTAACCACACGCCTCTCCAATGCCCACGAACAGTCTCCTGGTGAGACTCAGCTGGCACCCAGGACACCCCTTACTGAAGGCCCCAGGGAATGAGCCCCCCGTCTCTTCCTCCTCAGCCACAAAGATCTATTTAGACCCCAACTCCAAAACCAAAGCCTTTCACCTTCAACcctgcccttcctccaccttGGGTGTTTAGCCCAAGGCAATTCTGTTCTAGCTGCTTCTCACCATCAGCCTTTGATCACCTGGGCTGCTGCTTCCTAGCCCAGATCTCTTCCTCTAAGTTGGGGCTTCTCTACTTCTTTTTCATCCTCATCCCCGTACCCTCCTCCAGTTTGTTCTTTGCAACTCTCCTGGCGGGGGTGGGGACGCCCTCCGGGAAAGAAGGGAGCAGGAGGGCGACCAAACCACTTGTCAGAGCATTGTTCTATTGGCTTCTGGAACATCTCCCACATCCTCCCTAGACTCTACCATGACCTCTTCCTTTTTGAGAGTCCCTGTTGGGTTTTCCCTTAAAGTGTGGTCATCAGACCGCTGTGGGCCCCTCAGGTTAGGGGACCAGGGAG includes the following:
- the CCDC70 gene encoding coiled-coil domain-containing protein 70, with product MFPFKVSKWMELACFHSLVVSSSNIRQKKLIHKLQEEKVFREEMRHFREKIEGFREEMWNFRGKICAFRGQILGTWEEERPFWEEEKTFWKEEKAFWEMEKSFWEEEKAFWKKYRIFWKEDKAFWKEDNALWERDRNLLQEDKALWGEEKALWEEERALLEEEKALWEDKKALWEEEKALLEEEKAFWVEGGAQVVEEQRLAGGHRNVNGGPRSAASCRGRA